GGCCCATCGTGTGATGGCGCCCCGCCGGAACATGCGGGATGGCGGGAAGAGCCGCCCCGCTGCTGCGGGCGGATGCGACGCCGCGGCTACCTGCGGAAGGGGACGGATGACCCAACCGGCGCGGTGCCGCCAGCGGTCTGTCGACGCGTGAATGCCCTCGCGTGATGTGAACCCGGCGCCGGTGGCGCGCAGCCCCGCGCCACCCGGCAGCACCATCCCAACATGCCGCGCCGCGCCGACGCAATAGCCATCTCTCGATGTGCGAGACGAACCCGGCTCGCCATCGCCATCGCCGCGCCAATACCGTGGCTTGCGCGCCCGGCGTACACCCGCTGTGCCAGCCTGGGCATCACGGACGGCCGACGGAGGGACCTGACGATGGGATACGCGGTGGTGCTCGGCGAGGCGCTGGTGGACCTGCTCGATACCGAATGCGGCGGCGCACCCGTCTATCGCCAGGCCATCGGCGGCGGCCCGCTGAACGTCGCCGTCGGCATCGCCCGGCTCGGTGCCGCCGCGCAGTTCGTCGGGTCGCTCGGCGACGACGCGCTCGCCGGTCGGATCCGCGACTTCCTCGCCGCGGAGCGGGTGGGGCTGGCCGGGACGGTCACCGCCGCGGTGCCGACCACGCTGGCCGTGGCCACCTTCGCGGGAGCGGAGCCGGACTTCCGCTTCTACGGCGACCCGCCCTCCTACTCGCTGCTCACCCCCGACGACGTCGACGTCGCCCTGGTCGAGGGCGCCGACGTGCTCTACTGCGGCTCGATCGTGCTGCTGGCGCCGGCGACGCTGGCCGCCGCCCGGCGGGCCTGGTCGCTGGCCCGGGGGTTGCGGGTGTTCGACCCCAACGTCCGGCCCCGGCTGCTCGCCGGCCCCGAGGCGCTGGCCGGGCTGCGCGGGGTGGTCGCCGAGTTCGCCGCGGGCGCGCACCTGGTCAAACTCAGCACCGCCGACGCGGAACTGCTCTACCCGGGCGAGCCGGTCGAGTCGGTGGCGGCGTACCTGCGGGAGCTGGGCGCGGCGACCGTCGTGGTCACCCTGGGTGCCGCCGGCGCGGTGGTCGCCGCCGCCGGTGCCGATCCGGTACGCGTACCCGCCCCGAAGGTCGACGCCGTCGACGCCACCGGTGCGGGTGACTCGGTGATGGCCGCCCTCGTCGCCGACCTGCTGACCGACGGCGAGCCGGTCGAGCCGGCCGGCTGGCACGAGCGGGTCGCCTTCGCGCTGCGGGTCGCCGGGCTCGTCTGCGAGCGTCCCGGGGGAGCGGTCGCCATGCCCACCCGCGCCGAGGTGCGCCAGCGCTTCAGCGGCTGACCGCCGGGCGCCCGCCCCCGGGTGCCGCGCGCCGCCGGGTCAGGCGCTGCCGTCCAGTTCGGCGTAGCCGCGCCGGGCGGCGGCCAGCACGTGGCGCGCCGGGAACGGGCCGCCGGCGGCGACCCGCTCGGGCGGGGCACCGGCGGTGTGCCCGGCCCGGATCAGCCAGGCCAGCTCGACCAGGTGGGTGTGCTGCGCCCGGACGAACTCCGCGTCGACCGGGTCGCCGTGCCCGGGGACCACCACCGTGGC
This is a stretch of genomic DNA from Micromonospora sp. WMMD1082. It encodes these proteins:
- a CDS encoding PfkB family carbohydrate kinase; its protein translation is MGYAVVLGEALVDLLDTECGGAPVYRQAIGGGPLNVAVGIARLGAAAQFVGSLGDDALAGRIRDFLAAERVGLAGTVTAAVPTTLAVATFAGAEPDFRFYGDPPSYSLLTPDDVDVALVEGADVLYCGSIVLLAPATLAAARRAWSLARGLRVFDPNVRPRLLAGPEALAGLRGVVAEFAAGAHLVKLSTADAELLYPGEPVESVAAYLRELGAATVVVTLGAAGAVVAAAGADPVRVPAPKVDAVDATGAGDSVMAALVADLLTDGEPVEPAGWHERVAFALRVAGLVCERPGGAVAMPTRAEVRQRFSG